The Oncorhynchus clarkii lewisi isolate Uvic-CL-2024 chromosome 29, UVic_Ocla_1.0, whole genome shotgun sequence genome contains a region encoding:
- the LOC139388229 gene encoding olfactory receptor 2AT4-like, which yields MTFLRRLQWNDSSVLIHPPGFYIIGFTSLPFVNLYFIFLTFVYVVSVVFNTCVIYIISVDLRLHNPKYIAVGNLAVVDLVLNTCIIPGMLKAFLAKNNFVPFNLCMVQMYVYYSFICMESFSIAVLAYDRMIAICFPLRHGSINTMTSMSCILGVIWCFCLGIPIFSTAIMTRLSYCDSVNVYSYFCDYAPVFRLACNDNTLQWAVASVLSLVILLGPLSFIILSYMSILIAVFRMKSVESRVKALATCTEHLILVAVFFFPVLIIFMVGLLARIKPDPDLRVLSLSLASCIPPCLNPIVYSLKTKEIKSKVLTMFRRIKVQRSASGSTWQCFTIAALSWTALSRLWTAGRDRESLQCPHQHNRGLHYSPPLHLVPVVFVSPFPGSFLLQLDLYLGTVHPAPSRRERVSALVSCFSEEALEWANAVWVEGDVALDHIEEFTRHFRAVFDHPPEGRAAGECLFHLRQGTRSAQEFTLDFRTLASRVGWNDRALINHYCCSLRKDVHRELACRDTTLTFDQLVDLSIRPDNLLVTRGRSEAALSGSFS from the exons ATGACATTCCTCCGCAGGTTGCAATGGAACGACTCCTCCGTTCTAATCCATCCTCCAGGGTTCTACATCATCGGCTTCACCTCCCTGCCCTTTGTCAACCTCTATTTCATCTTCCTCACTTTCGTTTACGTGGTCTCGGTCGTGTTCAACACATGTGTGATCTATATCATATCTGTGGACCTTCGCCTCCACAATCCCAAGTATATCGCGGTTGGTAACCTCGCGGTGGTTGATCTAGTGCTGAATACTTGCATTATTCCCGGTATGCTAAAGGCGTTTCTTGCTAAGAACAATTTTGTGCCGTTTAATCTGTGTATGGTACAGATGTATGTGTATTATTCCTTCATATGTATGGAATCGTTCTCCATCGCCGTGCTCGCCTATGACCGTATGATCGCCATATGTTTCCCTCTGAGGCACGGCTCCATCAACACCATGACGAGTATGTCGTGTATTCTTGGTGtcatctggtgcttctgtcttGGTATACCGATATTCAGCACAGCCATTATGACCAGGCTGTCCTACTGCGATTCCGTTAATGTCTACAGCTATTTCTGTGATTACGCACCAGTGTTTCGGCTGGCATGTAACGACAACACTCTGCAATGGGCTGTGGCTTCAGTTCTGAGCCTGGTTATCCTCCTTGGCCCACTGTCCTTCATCATTCTGTCATACATGAGTATTCTAATCGCTGTGTTCAGGATGAAAAGCGTTGAGAGTCGTGTGAAAGCGCTGGCCACCTGCACTGAGCACCTCATTCTAGTGGCAGTATTCTTCTTTCCGGTTCTGATTATTTTCATGGTTGGGTTATTAGCACGCATCAAACCAGACCCTGACCTGCGCGTACTGAGCCTGTCGCTGGCCTCGTGCATTCCGCCCTGTCTCAACCCCATAGTCTACTCTCTGAAAACTAAAGAGATCAAGAGCAAAGTGCTCACCATGTTCAGGAGAATTAAAGTTCAA AGGAGCGCGTCTGGGAGCACGTGGCAATGCTTCACCATCGCAGCGTTGTCATGGACCGCGTTGTCCAGactatggaccgctgggagagacagggagtcccTCCAGTGCCCCCACCAGCACAACAGGGGTCTCCACTACTCGCCTCCCCTGCACCTGGTCCCAGTGGTATTCGTCTCGCCCTTCCCAGGGAGTTTCCTGCTGCAGCTGGACCTGTATCTGGggaccgtccacccggctccttcgagacgtgagagggtgtccgccctcgtctcgtgcTTCTCGGAGGAAGCCCTGGAGTGGGCTAACGCCGTGTGGGTAGAAGGAGATGTGGCGCTGGACCacattgaggagttcacccgtcacttccgggcagtcttcgaccacccgCCCGAGGGTAGAGCTGCAGGTGAATGTCTCTTccacctgaggcaggggacgaggagcgcccaggagttcaCCCTGGACTTTCGGACCCTGGCCTCCAGAgtgggatggaacgacagggccctgatcaacCACTATTGCTGCAGCTTGCGCAAGGATGTCCATCGGGAGTTGGCCTGTAGGGACACCACCCTCACgtttgaccagctggtggacctgtccatccgacCTGATAACCTTCTGGTTACCCGCGGACGTTCAGAGGCGGCTCTGTCGGGTTCCTTCTCCTAG